One region of Streptomyces sp. CG4 genomic DNA includes:
- a CDS encoding polyprenyl synthetase family protein has translation MTVVGPFGLSVRDQALEADVQVGLAAVEEGLLEATKSEVPFITEAAQHLVRAGGKRFRPLLVMLAAQFGDPYAPGVVPSAVVVELTHLATLYHDDVMDEAAVRRGVDSANTRWGNSVAVLTGDFLFARASQILADLGPEAVRVQALAFERLVTGQILETAGPSDGRDPVEHYLDVLGGKTGSLVAVSCRFGAMMSGADETVVDVLTQYGERLGVAFQLADDVLDIASDSHESGKTPGTDLREGIPTLPVLRLRERAARLGLPEDLALCELLDSDLSDDARHAEALTALRAHPALEQARRDTVRYAEEARAALAPLRECDAKAALMELCDAVVHRAG, from the coding sequence GTGACCGTCGTCGGGCCGTTCGGGCTGAGCGTGCGGGACCAGGCTCTGGAAGCCGATGTCCAGGTCGGATTGGCGGCTGTCGAGGAAGGCTTGCTCGAGGCCACCAAGAGCGAGGTCCCGTTCATCACGGAGGCCGCGCAGCACCTCGTGCGAGCCGGTGGGAAGCGGTTCCGGCCGCTGCTCGTGATGCTCGCGGCCCAGTTCGGCGACCCCTATGCGCCGGGCGTCGTACCGTCGGCCGTGGTCGTGGAGCTGACCCACCTCGCCACGCTGTACCACGACGACGTCATGGACGAGGCGGCCGTGCGGCGCGGTGTGGACAGTGCCAACACCCGCTGGGGCAACTCCGTCGCGGTCCTCACCGGCGACTTCCTCTTCGCGCGTGCCTCCCAGATCCTCGCCGACCTCGGCCCCGAGGCGGTCCGGGTACAGGCCCTGGCGTTCGAGCGGCTGGTCACGGGCCAGATCCTGGAGACCGCAGGCCCCTCGGACGGCCGCGACCCGGTCGAGCACTATCTGGACGTGCTCGGCGGCAAGACGGGGTCGCTGGTGGCGGTCTCGTGCCGGTTCGGCGCGATGATGTCGGGCGCCGACGAGACGGTCGTCGATGTGCTCACCCAGTACGGTGAGCGGCTCGGGGTCGCCTTCCAGCTCGCCGACGACGTCCTGGACATCGCCTCCGACTCGCACGAGTCCGGCAAGACCCCCGGCACCGACCTGCGCGAGGGCATCCCGACGCTGCCCGTGCTGCGGCTGCGCGAGCGGGCGGCCCGGCTGGGGCTGCCCGAGGACCTCGCGCTGTGCGAGCTGCTCGACTCCGACCTCAGCGACGACGCCCGGCACGCCGAGGCGCTGACCGCGCTGCGCGCGCACCCCGCGCTGGAGCAGGCCCGCCGGGACACCGTCCGCTACGCGGAGGAGGCTCGCGCCGCGCTGGCGCCGCTCAGGGAGTGCGACGC
- a CDS encoding HAD family hydrolase encodes MAASPAYALIATDLDGTLLRGDDTVSERSLAALARVARAGARHLVVTGRPAPRVRPLLAHLGCTGLAVCGQGAQVYDAGSGRLLWSVRLDRELAETALGKIEAEVGQVYAAVDQDGVDGLTLIEPGYRMPHPTLPAVRVGRRDDLWCEPISKVLLRHAALPDDELAAIARAVVGSLATVTMSGPGTVELQPSGVTKATGLALAAERLGIAAQEALAFGDMPNDIPMLDWAGHGVAMANAHPELKAVADEITLSNEADGIAVVLEGLFPTD; translated from the coding sequence ATGGCAGCCTCCCCCGCGTATGCACTGATCGCCACCGACCTGGACGGAACGCTGCTGCGCGGCGACGACACCGTCTCCGAGCGGTCGCTGGCCGCGCTGGCACGGGTGGCGCGGGCCGGTGCCCGGCACCTGGTGGTGACGGGCCGCCCCGCCCCACGGGTACGGCCCCTCCTCGCGCACCTCGGCTGCACGGGGCTCGCGGTGTGCGGGCAGGGCGCGCAGGTCTACGACGCCGGATCAGGGCGCCTGTTGTGGTCGGTGCGGCTGGACCGGGAGCTGGCCGAGACCGCGCTCGGCAAGATCGAGGCGGAGGTGGGGCAGGTCTACGCGGCCGTCGACCAGGACGGCGTCGACGGGCTCACGCTCATCGAGCCGGGCTATCGGATGCCGCACCCGACCCTGCCCGCGGTGCGGGTCGGCCGGCGCGACGACCTGTGGTGCGAGCCCATCAGCAAGGTGCTGCTGCGCCATGCCGCGCTGCCCGACGACGAGTTGGCGGCCATCGCGCGCGCGGTGGTGGGCTCGCTCGCGACGGTCACCATGTCGGGGCCGGGGACCGTGGAGCTCCAGCCGTCCGGGGTGACCAAGGCCACCGGCCTCGCGCTCGCCGCCGAGCGGCTCGGCATCGCCGCACAGGAGGCTCTGGCGTTCGGCGACATGCCCAACGACATCCCGATGCTCGACTGGGCCGGACACGGAGTCGCCATGGCCAACGCACATCCCGAACTCAAGGCGGTGGCCGATGAGATCACCCTGTCGAACGAGGCCGACGGTATCGCGGTCGTCCTCGAAGGACTGTTCCCGACCGACTGA
- a CDS encoding transglycosylase SLT domain-containing protein: MPASAQHRRTRNNRLVRTLAVISTGAAVLALPLIGATSASAATGKTSTKVSTTPAGYPNNLNGWIRESLAIMAQKGIPGSYNGIYRNIMRESSGNPMAINLWDSNAAAGTPSKGLLQVIQPTFNAYHVAGTAFDLYDPVANITAACNYAAARYGSIDNVYSAY, from the coding sequence ATGCCTGCTTCCGCTCAGCACCGCCGTACCCGCAACAACCGTCTCGTCCGCACCCTCGCCGTCATCAGCACAGGTGCCGCCGTTCTCGCCCTGCCGCTCATCGGCGCCACCAGCGCCTCCGCGGCCACCGGCAAGACCAGCACGAAGGTGTCCACCACCCCCGCCGGGTACCCGAACAACCTCAACGGCTGGATCCGCGAGTCGCTCGCGATCATGGCTCAGAAGGGCATCCCGGGCAGCTACAACGGCATTTACCGCAACATCATGCGGGAGTCCTCCGGCAACCCGATGGCCATCAACCTCTGGGACTCCAACGCCGCCGCGGGCACCCCGTCCAAGGGCCTGCTCCAGGTCATCCAGCCGACCTTCAACGCCTACCACGTGGCCGGTACGGCCTTCGACCTCTACGACCCGGTCGCCAACATCACCGCGGCCTGCAACTACGCCGCCGCGCGCTACGGGTCGATCGACAACGTCTACAGCGCGTACTGA